The following proteins are encoded in a genomic region of Pseudorca crassidens isolate mPseCra1 chromosome 5, mPseCra1.hap1, whole genome shotgun sequence:
- the LOC137224600 gene encoding trefoil factor 3-like yields MSLLGRRGMSSEPTGPQSPPVTMEARTFWLLVMVLPLVSSSSTGQYVGLAPNQCVVPAKDRVDCAYPDVTAEQCTNRGCCFDSSIPGVPWCFKPLQEAECTF; encoded by the exons ATGAGTCTTCTTGGCAGACGTGGCATGTCCTCTGAGCCGACGGGTCCCCAGAGCCCGCCCGTGACCATGGAGGCCAGAACGTTCTGGCTGCTGGTGATGGTCCTGCCCTTGGTGTCCTCCAGCTCGACTGGGCAGTACGTGGGTCTGG CGCCGAACCAGTGCGTGGTCCCAGCCAAGGACAGGGTGGACTGCGCCTACCCCGACGTCACCGCCGAGCAGTGCACCAACCGGGGCTGCTGCTTCGACTCCAGCATCCCCGGGGTGCCCTGGTGCTTCAAGCCCCTGCAGGAAGCAG AATGCACCTTCTGA